A region of Cellulophaga sp. RHA19 DNA encodes the following proteins:
- a CDS encoding phosphotransferase: MIKLNNNIEDLTKYLQSKDWLKENESIVAVEKPGEGNMNFTLRILTETRSFIVKQSRDYVEKYPQVAAPAERVLREAEFYEVIESVPSLKAMMPTLIGLDKDNSVMVMEDLGNGSDFTYLYQLGKEFLEEDLFAVIDFAACLHTSITTETQTHIITNTKMRKLNHEHIFNYPYAVNNGINLDDILPGLQKEANRLKADNVLKAEIKKLGDLYLEDGDILLHGDYFPGSWLATVGGLKIIDPEFCFFGKAEFEIGVMLAHLKMANQSSIIIEKAVKRYKSLADLDDVLCYKFMAIEILRRIIGLAQLPLEIRLEKRIKLLNESREILVS; this comes from the coding sequence GTGATTAAATTAAACAACAACATAGAGGATTTAACTAAGTATTTACAAAGTAAAGATTGGTTAAAAGAAAACGAGTCCATTGTTGCTGTAGAAAAGCCTGGCGAAGGAAATATGAACTTTACGCTGCGTATACTAACAGAAACAAGATCTTTTATAGTAAAACAAAGTCGTGACTATGTAGAAAAGTACCCGCAAGTAGCTGCGCCAGCAGAACGAGTATTGCGTGAGGCAGAGTTTTATGAGGTTATAGAAAGTGTACCTAGTTTAAAAGCTATGATGCCTACTCTAATTGGTTTAGACAAGGATAATAGCGTTATGGTTATGGAGGATCTTGGTAATGGGTCTGATTTTACATACCTGTACCAATTAGGAAAAGAGTTTTTAGAGGAAGATTTATTTGCAGTCATAGACTTTGCAGCTTGTTTGCATACAAGTATTACTACAGAAACCCAGACGCATATAATTACCAACACTAAAATGCGCAAGTTAAATCACGAGCATATATTTAATTACCCATACGCAGTTAATAATGGTATTAATCTAGATGATATACTACCCGGTTTACAAAAAGAGGCAAACCGCTTAAAGGCAGATAATGTATTAAAGGCAGAGATAAAAAAACTAGGAGATTTGTATTTGGAGGATGGTGATATTTTATTGCATGGCGATTATTTTCCGGGTAGTTGGTTGGCAACTGTTGGTGGCTTAAAAATTATAGATCCTGAGTTTTGTTTTTTTGGTAAGGCTGAGTTTGAAATTGGTGTTATGTTAGCGCATTTAAAAATGGCAAATCAATCATCAATAATTATTGAAAAAGCTGTAAAAAGATATAAGTCTTTGGCAGATTTAGATGATGTACTTTGTTATAAATTTATGGCAATAGAAATACTGCGTAGAATTATAGGTTTAGCACAATTACCACTAGAAATAAGATTAGAAAAAAGAATAAAATTACTTAATGAATCACGTGAAATTCTTGTGAGCTAA
- a CDS encoding nucleoside hydrolase, whose protein sequence is MKQKIKLIGILLMFLMFLACKEQAKDVVAEVKQEPKKEATDKAKPKGIINGVKQVWIDADLAVGKKNIGKPGYSDVDDGYAVLQLLQADNVKINGLSTVFGNNSVENAFAIGNYISKEFAAQKIKVYKGASTAINLDSVVTNDAVEAMAAALKKQPLTILAIGPATNVGLLLLKYPELQSQIVEVVLVAGRRTPLDYFKIGNKGVLAKDLNFDLDNTAFRILLERNVPLVFCPYEISSKVWVKQEDLEALKNTTPGMKWLATASQPWIEQWKNQGADGFNPFDVMASHYIIAPQDIISEPLQARLEINLDDTVKDNNNEVYKSYLLCTKEGGASVTYCYDVVPGYHQKLMATFKN, encoded by the coding sequence ATGAAACAAAAAATTAAACTAATTGGTATTTTACTAATGTTTCTAATGTTTTTGGCTTGTAAAGAGCAAGCTAAAGATGTTGTAGCTGAAGTAAAGCAAGAGCCCAAAAAAGAAGCTACAGACAAAGCAAAGCCAAAGGGAATTATAAACGGAGTAAAACAAGTTTGGATAGACGCAGATTTAGCTGTTGGAAAAAAGAATATAGGAAAACCTGGCTATTCTGATGTAGATGATGGTTATGCGGTTTTACAATTATTACAAGCAGATAATGTAAAAATTAATGGTCTAAGTACTGTTTTTGGTAACAATAGCGTAGAAAATGCTTTTGCTATTGGCAACTATATAAGTAAGGAGTTTGCAGCACAAAAAATTAAGGTTTATAAAGGTGCAAGTACAGCAATAAATTTAGACAGTGTGGTAACTAATGATGCAGTAGAGGCAATGGCTGCAGCATTAAAAAAGCAGCCATTAACTATTTTGGCAATTGGCCCTGCTACTAATGTTGGTTTGTTGTTATTAAAATACCCAGAGTTACAATCTCAAATTGTTGAGGTTGTTTTAGTTGCTGGTCGCAGAACGCCTTTAGATTATTTTAAAATAGGAAACAAAGGTGTTTTAGCTAAAGATTTAAATTTTGATTTAGATAATACTGCTTTTCGTATATTATTAGAGCGCAATGTGCCACTTGTTTTTTGTCCGTATGAAATCTCTAGTAAGGTTTGGGTGAAGCAAGAAGATTTAGAGGCTCTAAAAAATACGACTCCAGGTATGAAATGGTTAGCAACAGCATCTCAACCTTGGATAGAGCAGTGGAAAAATCAAGGAGCCGACGGTTTTAATCCGTTTGATGTTATGGCGAGTCATTATATTATTGCTCCACAAGACATAATATCAGAGCCTTTACAAGCGCGTTTAGAGATTAATTTAGACGATACCGTAAAAGATAACAATAATGAGGTTTACAAATCTTACTTATTGTGTACCAAAGAAGGTGGCGCATCCGTAACATATTGTTATGATGTAGTACCTGGATATCATCAAAAATTAATGGCAACATTTAAAAACTAG
- a CDS encoding SusD/RagB family nutrient-binding outer membrane lipoprotein: MKKYIKLFVATAVASIVFTACTNDFEEKNTNPNAPESVDPQFLLTNVVSVSSDLSAYQQGFRQANYLAQFAASIEFERIDRYEMGSNSEYWSAIFRLLSDIKSMKASPAANDAYVAVGDIMQSYLFSQLTDLWNDVPYTEAVAALEGTFSPKYDTQESIYTDPETGILAVLKKAVNTLENTNNVIQGDIMFQGDLDKWVRFANSLQVRYLLRISKRTTDFTDLQTLADSGKLMQSNADNAVVPYLASAPNQFPMFNAALGLYQEHTMTNTVETVLTAWDDPRVAVLYKPTEASKNSATPEYKGLQNGQSSSTINANGIDLNNISLFGSIFRDVADGIDAQYMQYSEVQFALAEAAARGYITGDANMYYQNAVTASFEYYNTVLPTDYFTRTEIVLDGTANDLEKILTQKWLSLINVGHEAWFNVRRTGIPNLEVGPDNFNNDKYPVRYLYPESEQATNSENYKVAVERIGGDNINSKGWWEK, translated from the coding sequence ATGAAAAAATATATAAAGCTATTTGTAGCAACAGCAGTAGCAAGCATTGTTTTTACTGCTTGTACTAACGATTTTGAAGAAAAAAACACCAACCCTAATGCGCCAGAAAGTGTAGATCCACAGTTTTTGTTAACCAATGTGGTTTCTGTATCATCAGACCTTAGCGCGTATCAACAAGGGTTTAGGCAAGCTAATTATTTAGCGCAATTTGCAGCAAGTATAGAGTTTGAGCGTATAGACCGTTATGAAATGGGATCTAATAGTGAGTACTGGAGTGCTATTTTTAGATTATTATCAGATATTAAATCGATGAAAGCCTCACCAGCGGCAAACGATGCTTACGTGGCTGTTGGTGATATTATGCAGAGTTACCTTTTTTCTCAGTTAACAGACCTTTGGAATGATGTGCCTTACACAGAAGCAGTAGCAGCTTTAGAAGGTACTTTTTCTCCTAAGTATGATACACAAGAAAGTATTTATACAGATCCAGAAACAGGAATATTAGCAGTACTTAAAAAAGCTGTTAATACGCTAGAAAATACAAATAACGTTATTCAGGGTGATATTATGTTTCAAGGAGATTTAGACAAGTGGGTGCGTTTTGCAAACTCGCTTCAAGTACGTTACTTATTACGTATTAGTAAAAGAACAACAGACTTTACAGATTTACAAACTTTGGCAGATTCTGGTAAATTAATGCAGTCTAATGCAGACAACGCTGTAGTACCTTATTTGGCCTCTGCTCCTAACCAGTTTCCTATGTTTAACGCAGCTTTAGGGTTGTACCAAGAGCATACAATGACAAATACTGTAGAAACTGTATTAACTGCATGGGATGATCCTCGTGTTGCAGTGCTTTATAAGCCTACAGAGGCAAGTAAAAATTCTGCTACGCCAGAATACAAAGGATTGCAAAACGGACAATCTAGTAGTACCATAAATGCAAATGGTATAGACTTAAATAACATATCTTTATTTGGGTCTATTTTTAGAGATGTTGCAGATGGTATAGATGCGCAATATATGCAGTATTCAGAAGTGCAATTTGCACTTGCTGAAGCAGCAGCAAGGGGTTATATTACAGGAGATGCAAATATGTATTACCAAAATGCAGTAACAGCTAGTTTTGAGTATTATAATACTGTGCTGCCTACAGACTATTTTACAAGAACAGAAATAGTATTAGATGGTACTGCAAATGATTTAGAAAAAATACTAACTCAAAAATGGTTAAGCTTAATTAATGTTGGTCACGAGGCTTGGTTTAATGTACGTAGAACAGGAATTCCAAATTTAGAGGTTGGTCCAGACAACTTTAATAATGATAAATATCCCGTTCGGTATTTGTATCCAGAATCTGAACAAGCAACAAATAGTGAAAATTATAAAGTAGCTGTGGAGCGTATTGGAGGAGATAATATAAACAGTAAAGGCTGGTGGGAAAAATAA
- a CDS encoding SusC/RagA family TonB-linked outer membrane protein — translation MKIAIIAVVQLFALTVFAQSNTYTSKILDTDNQPIPFATVKEIGKENYTTTTIDGDFTLQTSSTSFVIQVSSIGFTSKKITITNGNFPASITLMPSDEQLKEIVVTALGIEREKQSLVSAVTRVSSDKLTEVTLTNVVNSLAGQVAGVQITNGSSGVGSSSRIVIRGENSLSGSNQPLFVVDGVPISNEQITSDLVNNGALQEVDFGNGGSEISPDDIASISILKGAGSAALYGARAANGVVVITTKRGKNKKGFGVTTSNSLTVETLLTLPDYQNVYGGGSNGQYSFQNGKGAGVNDGGLSSYGPRLDQGLLVNQFNSPSVDINGNPVRAGDVIARTNADGSFTPITATPWVSNPNNVRNFFETGITKQNNIAINSSGENGSSRLSYSNLRNEGIVPNTDLDRDGISLSLHQKLTEQLNVNAFVNYINTRSGNRPNLGYGYENPLYGFNWTGRQADVSALKNYWQAGQEGVQHYDINYLWLTNPYLTVNENTNSFNKNRVLGNVSAVYDITNKLNVAVRAGLDTYADKREFRRAVSTNANPQGSFREDDISFRELNTDILVSYKDAINDDLKYTVSLGANRFDQEIKYSYAEASQLALPGIYTLANSRTPLKGDSRLFEKRINSVYGTGNLSYKDALYLDLTYRNDWSSTLPSNNNSFGYYSAGLSFVASSLLKLPEPISYLNFRFSAASVGNDTNPYQNTQNFLFNQNYGSNFRVTNETVLKNANLKPERLNAYEAGLETWFFNGRLQLDAAAYQNTSVDQIISRPISESSGFGSFNVNGGKVQTTGLELLLSGTVIKNADFQWQSSVNFSTFKSKVKELPSGVDQFVTGTANIFSGGGGSNSVFYIAKKDGRVGDMYGTGFVEVDGQIVHDSNGFPVQDPNLRLLGNYNPDFTMGFNNKFSYRGLDFTFLFDWRKGGTIVSRTKALGSTSGVLKETLEGRESGIIGAGVVNTGTADNPQYSPNTTVVAAQAYNNAFFDRGNEASALYSASYVKLRQVSVYYNFPAKIVDAIGFNKIKIGLVGSNLLLFTENPHFDPELNALQEQSITYGVEDFSYPSTRSFGVSLKTEF, via the coding sequence ATGAAAATAGCTATAATAGCTGTAGTGCAGCTATTTGCCTTAACGGTATTTGCACAATCAAATACGTATACTTCTAAAATATTAGATACAGACAACCAACCAATACCTTTTGCTACGGTAAAAGAAATAGGCAAAGAAAATTACACAACTACAACCATAGATGGTGACTTTACATTGCAAACTAGCTCTACTAGTTTTGTAATACAAGTGTCGTCTATAGGGTTTACAAGCAAAAAAATTACTATTACTAACGGTAATTTTCCGGCGAGTATTACACTAATGCCATCAGACGAACAGTTAAAAGAAATTGTAGTAACTGCTTTGGGTATAGAAAGAGAAAAACAATCGCTTGTTTCTGCTGTAACAAGAGTATCATCAGATAAATTAACAGAGGTTACTTTAACTAATGTGGTAAACAGTTTAGCAGGGCAAGTTGCAGGAGTTCAAATTACAAATGGTTCTTCTGGTGTGGGTTCTTCATCTAGAATTGTCATCCGTGGGGAAAATTCTTTAAGCGGAAGCAATCAACCGTTATTTGTTGTAGACGGTGTGCCAATTAGCAACGAACAAATTACGAGTGACCTGGTAAACAACGGTGCTTTGCAAGAAGTAGATTTTGGAAACGGTGGTTCTGAAATTTCTCCAGATGATATTGCATCAATATCTATATTAAAAGGTGCTGGTTCTGCTGCACTTTATGGGGCAAGAGCTGCAAACGGAGTTGTAGTTATTACTACAAAACGCGGTAAAAACAAAAAAGGTTTTGGTGTTACAACAAGTAATTCGCTTACGGTAGAAACCTTACTTACCTTACCAGATTACCAAAATGTATACGGTGGTGGTTCTAACGGTCAATATTCTTTTCAGAACGGTAAAGGAGCTGGTGTTAATGATGGTGGCTTAAGTAGCTACGGACCAAGATTAGATCAAGGGTTGTTGGTAAATCAGTTTAACAGTCCTTCTGTAGATATTAACGGCAATCCTGTGCGTGCTGGTGATGTTATTGCACGTACAAATGCAGATGGTAGTTTTACGCCTATAACTGCAACTCCTTGGGTGTCTAACCCAAATAATGTGCGTAATTTTTTTGAAACAGGTATTACCAAACAAAACAATATAGCCATTAACTCTTCAGGCGAAAACGGAAGTAGTAGATTATCTTATAGTAACTTAAGAAATGAAGGTATTGTGCCAAATACCGATTTAGATCGTGATGGTATTTCGCTTAGTCTACATCAGAAATTAACAGAGCAATTAAATGTAAACGCCTTTGTAAATTATATAAATACACGTAGTGGTAACAGGCCAAACCTTGGTTATGGTTATGAGAATCCTTTGTATGGTTTTAACTGGACAGGTAGGCAGGCAGATGTTTCTGCTTTAAAAAATTACTGGCAAGCAGGTCAGGAGGGAGTGCAGCATTATGATATTAATTACTTATGGCTTACAAATCCATATTTAACGGTTAACGAAAACACCAACAGCTTTAATAAAAATAGAGTTTTAGGTAATGTTTCTGCTGTTTATGATATTACAAATAAACTAAATGTTGCAGTGCGTGCTGGTTTAGATACGTATGCAGACAAACGCGAGTTTAGAAGAGCGGTTAGTACAAATGCTAATCCGCAGGGTTCTTTTAGAGAAGATGATATTAGTTTTAGAGAATTAAATACAGATATTTTGGTGTCTTATAAAGATGCTATAAACGATGATTTAAAGTATACAGTCTCTTTAGGTGCAAATAGGTTTGATCAAGAAATTAAATACAGCTATGCTGAAGCCTCACAACTAGCATTGCCTGGTATTTATACCTTAGCAAATTCTAGAACTCCGCTTAAAGGAGATAGTAGATTGTTTGAAAAACGAATTAATAGTGTTTATGGTACAGGTAATTTATCTTATAAAGATGCTTTGTATTTAGACCTTACCTACCGTAACGACTGGAGCAGTACATTACCATCTAATAACAATTCGTTTGGGTATTATTCTGCCGGACTAAGTTTTGTAGCTAGTAGCCTTTTAAAATTACCAGAGCCAATCTCTTACTTAAATTTTAGGTTTAGTGCGGCTAGTGTTGGTAATGATACCAACCCGTACCAAAACACTCAAAATTTCTTATTTAACCAGAACTATGGTTCTAATTTTAGAGTAACTAATGAGACGGTTTTAAAAAATGCAAATCTAAAGCCAGAACGTCTTAATGCGTATGAAGCTGGCTTAGAAACCTGGTTTTTTAATGGTAGGTTGCAATTAGATGCTGCAGCGTACCAAAATACAAGTGTAGATCAAATTATATCTAGGCCAATATCAGAATCTAGTGGTTTTGGTAGTTTTAACGTAAACGGTGGTAAAGTACAAACTACAGGTTTAGAGCTTTTACTTAGTGGTACAGTAATTAAAAATGCCGATTTTCAATGGCAGAGTTCGGTAAACTTTTCAACGTTTAAAAGTAAGGTTAAGGAGTTGCCAAGTGGTGTAGACCAGTTTGTAACTGGTACGGCAAATATCTTTTCTGGTGGTGGCGGATCTAACTCCGTTTTTTACATTGCAAAAAAAGATGGTCGTGTTGGTGATATGTACGGTACTGGTTTTGTTGAGGTAGATGGGCAAATTGTGCACGACTCTAACGGGTTTCCTGTTCAAGATCCCAACTTACGTTTACTAGGAAATTATAATCCAGATTTTACAATGGGTTTTAATAACAAATTTTCATACAGAGGATTAGATTTTACCTTTTTGTTCGATTGGCGTAAAGGCGGAACCATTGTTTCTAGAACAAAGGCCTTAGGTAGTACATCTGGAGTTTTAAAAGAAACATTAGAGGGTAGAGAATCTGGTATTATTGGTGCCGGCGTTGTAAATACAGGTACAGCAGATAATCCGCAATACTCACCAAATACTACAGTAGTAGCAGCCCAAGCTTACAACAATGCATTTTTTGATCGTGGTAACGAGGCAAGTGCGCTTTACAGTGCTTCTTATGTAAAATTAAGACAAGTAAGTGTATACTATAATTTTCCTGCAAAAATTGTAGATGCCATAGGTTTTAATAAAATAAAAATAGGTTTGGTAGGTAGTAATTTATTATTGTTTACAGAGAACCCACATTTTGATCCAGAGCTAAATGCATTACAAGAACAGAGCATTACATACGGAGTAGAAGATTTTTCATACCCGTCTACCAGAAGCTTTGGAGTGAGTTTAAAAACCGAATTTTAA
- a CDS encoding TIGR04282 family arsenosugar biosynthesis glycosyltransferase translates to MKPNRNKTVLLVFSLSAKIEAERKPLFGGKKQEVSTQFFDLLIKNTLEVANKSSVDVVWLDETQQHGNTFAERYTNAYKSLYTQGYTNVISIGNDTPNLTASHIQQAVDAMATKKVVFGPSIDGGIYLFGVHKSIFNEDAFKNLPWLTSKLSNKIHSLAVAKNVPFTVLETLQDINTKVSAIEYACANPNSVLASFIIAYLSQRSKKAIKTSNNIVSSFYTSSFLRRGPPSL, encoded by the coding sequence ATGAAACCAAACCGGAACAAAACTGTTTTATTAGTTTTTTCTCTTTCCGCTAAAATAGAAGCAGAAAGGAAACCTTTGTTTGGTGGTAAAAAACAAGAAGTCTCTACTCAGTTTTTTGACTTATTAATTAAGAACACATTAGAGGTTGCAAATAAAAGTAGTGTAGACGTTGTTTGGTTAGATGAAACACAGCAACACGGCAACACTTTTGCAGAGCGTTATACTAACGCTTATAAAAGTTTGTACACTCAAGGCTATACCAATGTAATATCTATTGGTAATGATACACCAAATTTAACAGCAAGTCATATACAGCAAGCCGTAGATGCAATGGCTACTAAAAAAGTAGTTTTTGGGCCGTCTATAGATGGTGGTATATACTTGTTTGGAGTTCATAAAAGTATTTTTAATGAAGACGCTTTTAAAAACCTACCCTGGTTAACTTCTAAATTATCTAATAAAATACATTCTTTGGCTGTTGCCAAAAATGTACCTTTCACGGTTTTAGAGACGCTTCAGGATATAAATACAAAGGTATCAGCTATAGAATACGCCTGTGCAAATCCTAATTCGGTTTTAGCTAGTTTTATAATTGCTTATTTAAGTCAGAGATCTAAAAAAGCAATAAAAACAAGCAACAATATAGTTTCTTCTTTTTACACATCTTCATTTTTACGTAGAGGTCCTCCTAGTTTATAA
- a CDS encoding TetR/AcrR family transcriptional regulator, translating into MEKNLKRMATMQRMQSVGLEIFYKNGYYDTSVDDVLKELSLSKGAFYYHFKSKEEFFISILQNIIFPKVYSELIAPFEGLENPAVILDKCFDNALETAEHNQLDNGFVLSNFMTEFSGKNETIVKLLKEMFKVWEVNLITNLQKGKTDGYIDRHVDSEAVASFLMSSYMGVRLLMVEGNAKLLRYKYIQQLRSYFKTIAVKR; encoded by the coding sequence ATGGAAAAGAACTTAAAACGCATGGCTACAATGCAAAGAATGCAGTCTGTTGGCCTAGAAATATTTTATAAAAATGGGTATTATGATACCAGTGTAGATGATGTTTTAAAAGAACTATCTTTATCTAAAGGTGCGTTTTATTATCATTTTAAATCTAAGGAAGAATTTTTTATAAGTATTCTACAGAATATTATTTTCCCTAAAGTATATAGCGAGTTAATTGCTCCTTTTGAAGGACTAGAAAACCCTGCTGTAATTTTAGACAAGTGCTTTGACAATGCTCTTGAAACGGCAGAACACAACCAATTAGACAATGGCTTTGTGTTAAGTAATTTTATGACGGAGTTTAGTGGTAAAAACGAAACAATTGTAAAGCTCCTTAAAGAAATGTTTAAGGTGTGGGAAGTAAATTTGATTACCAATTTACAAAAAGGCAAAACAGATGGCTATATAGACCGCCACGTAGATAGTGAAGCTGTTGCTAGCTTTTTAATGTCTTCCTATATGGGTGTGCGTTTATTAATGGTAGAAGGTAATGCTAAGTTACTTCGTTACAAGTACATTCAGCAATTGCGTAGTTATTTTAAAACTATTGCTGTGAAGCGGTAG
- a CDS encoding CPBP family intramembrane glutamic endopeptidase: MLFLSSLVVVTYILGISTPIYKSFLLPLFNGTGEELTNPFNNLPFTISTIIFAPVLEEILFRGLFLKGFLLKYSAKKAIIVSTILFAVIHLLPSQIINALLLGLFFGYMYYKTKSIGYTIVLHFLANLASFVAGYINFKNAKSVNSPINDVYGDLSAYIIVVSVIILIFSSIMLKKTLKKDN; this comes from the coding sequence ATGTTGTTTCTCTCTTCGCTTGTTGTAGTTACATATATTCTTGGAATTTCTACACCTATTTACAAATCATTTTTATTACCATTATTTAATGGGACCGGAGAGGAGTTGACTAATCCTTTTAATAATTTACCATTTACTATTTCTACAATTATTTTTGCTCCTGTTTTAGAAGAGATTTTATTTAGAGGCTTATTCTTAAAAGGTTTTCTGTTAAAATATTCAGCTAAGAAAGCTATTATTGTGTCAACAATTTTGTTTGCTGTTATACACTTATTACCTAGTCAGATAATAAATGCATTATTACTAGGCTTATTTTTTGGGTATATGTATTACAAAACAAAAAGTATTGGGTATACAATTGTTCTACATTTTTTAGCTAACCTAGCTAGCTTTGTTGCTGGTTATATTAATTTTAAAAATGCTAAGTCTGTAAATAGTCCAATTAATGATGTTTATGGAGATTTATCAGCATATATAATAGTAGTTTCAGTTATCATTTTAATTTTTTCTTCAATTATGCTAAAAAAAACCTTAAAAAAGGATAATTGA
- a CDS encoding glycosyltransferase family 9 protein: MGDVAMTVPVVKGLLQQNPTLKITVLTRAFFTPMFAQLPNVQVYQADVKGKHKGVNGLYKLFKELKAMNVTAVADIHNVLRSNILKQFFKLSGIPFIQIDKGRADKKALTASKNKVFKQLQTTQQRYVSVFGKLGFPIKLDDSCALEKEKLSDTAIALLPKEPKKWIGIAPFAAFEGKTYPLELMEKVVNKLNEKDTYTIVLFGGGDKEKEVLEKWEQDYSNCVSVVKKLSFKEELSLISNLDVMLAMDSGNAHLSAMFAVPTITLWGVTHPFAGFYPFAQQSTNALLANRDKYPLIPTSVYGNKFPPGYEKAMETILPDDVVKKVLEVVG, translated from the coding sequence ATGGGAGACGTTGCAATGACTGTTCCTGTTGTAAAAGGACTATTGCAACAAAACCCTACATTAAAAATTACGGTCTTAACTAGGGCATTTTTTACACCAATGTTTGCACAATTGCCCAACGTACAAGTGTACCAAGCAGACGTAAAAGGTAAGCACAAAGGTGTAAACGGACTCTATAAATTATTTAAAGAGTTAAAAGCAATGAATGTTACTGCAGTTGCAGATATCCATAACGTTTTACGTTCTAATATTCTTAAACAGTTTTTTAAATTATCTGGTATTCCTTTTATACAAATTGATAAAGGCAGAGCCGATAAAAAAGCGCTAACAGCAAGTAAAAACAAAGTTTTTAAACAACTACAAACTACGCAGCAACGTTACGTTTCTGTTTTTGGTAAATTAGGATTTCCCATTAAGCTAGATGATTCTTGTGCTTTAGAAAAAGAAAAATTATCTGATACTGCTATTGCATTACTACCAAAAGAACCAAAAAAGTGGATAGGAATTGCACCATTTGCTGCTTTTGAGGGTAAAACGTACCCTTTAGAACTTATGGAAAAAGTGGTAAATAAGTTAAATGAAAAAGACACTTATACAATTGTTCTCTTTGGAGGAGGAGATAAAGAAAAAGAAGTCTTAGAAAAATGGGAACAAGACTACAGCAATTGTGTTTCTGTTGTTAAAAAACTAAGCTTTAAAGAAGAACTTTCTTTAATTTCTAATTTAGATGTTATGTTAGCTATGGATAGTGGCAACGCACATCTAAGCGCAATGTTTGCGGTACCTACAATAACACTTTGGGGAGTTACACACCCATTTGCTGGTTTTTATCCATTTGCACAACAAAGTACAAATGCATTGCTAGCAAACAGAGACAAATACCCACTTATACCAACTTCTGTGTATGGTAATAAATTTCCACCAGGTTATGAAAAAGCTATGGAAACTATACTGCCAGATGATGTTGTAAAAAAGGTTTTGGAGGTTGTAGGGTAG
- a CDS encoding DUF4254 domain-containing protein yields the protein MFSDFAFKIFNESIDKYHILDDVYQSFENPYPKDEIAHLLYRKNWIDTVQWHYEDIIRDPNIDPVSALKLKRMIDASNQDRTDLVEYIDSYFLNKYQSVQVKGNATINTESPAWAIDRLSILALKVYHMQEEATRTDASDEHKQKCSAKLSVLLEQKKDLSTAIDQLISDIEAGNKYMKVYKQMKMYNDDELNPVLRGK from the coding sequence ATGTTTAGTGATTTTGCCTTTAAAATATTTAACGAAAGTATAGATAAATACCACATTTTAGATGATGTGTATCAATCTTTTGAAAATCCATATCCAAAGGATGAAATAGCACACTTATTATACCGTAAAAATTGGATAGACACTGTACAATGGCATTATGAAGACATTATTAGAGATCCAAATATAGATCCCGTAAGTGCTTTAAAATTAAAGCGTATGATTGATGCTAGCAATCAAGATAGGACAGATTTGGTGGAATACATTGATAGTTACTTTTTAAACAAATACCAATCGGTACAAGTAAAAGGCAATGCAACCATTAATACAGAAAGTCCGGCTTGGGCTATAGACAGGTTATCTATTCTTGCATTAAAAGTATATCACATGCAAGAAGAAGCAACTAGAACAGATGCTTCTGATGAGCATAAACAAAAATGTAGCGCTAAGCTTTCTGTTTTATTAGAGCAGAAAAAAGATTTATCTACAGCAATAGATCAACTAATATCAGATATTGAAGCAGGTAACAAGTATATGAAAGTATACAAGCAGATGAAAATGTATAATGATGACGAGCTAAACCCAGTGCTTCGTGGAAAATAA